A genomic segment from Modestobacter roseus encodes:
- a CDS encoding cupin domain-containing protein, with product MTPAEPVNVTDALARFTDVYSPRIVARVNDYDVRIAHTLGEHVWHTHEHTDEFFLVLDGRFDVAVRQPDGSEVTVHLQRGDTYVVPKGVEHKPSSTGGSILMFEPTGTVTTGDDEGVAIPEHVDRTVGRPL from the coding sequence ATGACCCCCGCCGAACCGGTCAACGTCACCGACGCCCTCGCCCGCTTCACCGACGTCTACAGCCCGCGCATCGTGGCCCGGGTCAACGACTACGACGTCCGGATCGCGCACACCCTCGGTGAGCACGTGTGGCACACCCACGAGCACACCGACGAGTTCTTCCTCGTCCTCGACGGCCGCTTCGACGTCGCCGTCCGGCAGCCCGACGGCTCGGAGGTGACCGTGCACCTGCAGCGCGGGGACACCTACGTGGTGCCGAAGGGCGTCGAGCACAAGCCCTCGTCGACCGGCGGGTCGATCCTGATGTTCGAGCCCACCGGCACCGTGACCACCGGCGACGACGAGGGCGTCGCGATCCCCGAGCACGTCGACCGCACCGTGGGCCGCCCGCTCTGA
- a CDS encoding HAD family hydrolase, with product MTRAAAFFDLDKTVIAKSSTLAFGRPFFQGGLINRRAVLKGAYAQFVFSLAGADADQMERMRRQITAMTTGWDVAAVHEIVRETLHEIVDPLIYAEAADVIEAHRAAGREIVIVSSSGAEMVEPIGEMLGVDRVVATRMVTVDGKYTGEIDFYAYGENKAVAMRELAAEQGWDLADCFAYSDSVTDLPMLSAVGHPTAVNPDRGLRRAAVERGWPVLEFTRPVTLRSRFGGRTPVVTGVGVGVGAAVAGLAWYARRRALRALSPGETALPVVPPPDGRGRRRGA from the coding sequence GTGACCCGCGCTGCGGCGTTCTTCGACCTGGACAAGACGGTCATCGCGAAGTCCAGCACCCTGGCCTTCGGACGACCGTTCTTCCAGGGTGGGCTGATCAACCGCCGGGCCGTGCTCAAGGGCGCCTACGCGCAGTTCGTCTTCTCCCTCGCCGGCGCCGACGCCGACCAGATGGAGCGGATGCGCCGCCAGATCACCGCGATGACCACCGGCTGGGACGTCGCCGCGGTGCACGAGATCGTCCGTGAGACGCTCCACGAGATCGTCGACCCGCTGATCTACGCCGAGGCCGCCGACGTGATCGAGGCGCACCGGGCCGCGGGCCGGGAGATCGTCATCGTCTCCAGCAGCGGAGCCGAGATGGTCGAGCCGATCGGCGAGATGCTCGGCGTGGACCGGGTGGTGGCCACCCGGATGGTGACCGTCGACGGGAAGTACACCGGCGAGATCGACTTCTACGCCTACGGCGAGAACAAGGCCGTGGCGATGCGGGAGCTCGCGGCCGAGCAGGGCTGGGACCTCGCCGACTGCTTCGCCTACAGCGACTCGGTCACCGACCTGCCGATGCTGTCCGCGGTCGGCCACCCGACCGCGGTCAACCCCGACCGGGGCCTGCGCCGGGCCGCGGTCGAGCGCGGCTGGCCGGTGCTGGAGTTCACCCGCCCGGTGACGCTGCGCTCGCGGTTCGGCGGGCGGACGCCGGTCGTGACCGGCGTCGGGGTGGGCGTCGGCGCCGCCGTGGCCGGGCTGGCCTGGTACGCCCGCCGGCGGGCGCTGCGCGCCCTCTCCCCCGGCGAGACCGCCCTGCCGGTGGTGCCCCCGCCGGACGGCCGCGGCCGGCGCCGCGGCGCCTGA
- a CDS encoding TadE family type IV pilus minor pilin, with protein sequence MRAARSGSEDGMVTAETAVVLPVLLVVLAGAVAAVVVVAAQLRCVDAAREGARAAARGEPAAVVERVAGAAGPDGAVVSQGSSGDTVTVTVAAVVAPLGPVPWRVTVTATATAVVEPAARGSGR encoded by the coding sequence GTGCGCGCCGCCCGGTCCGGCTCGGAGGACGGCATGGTGACCGCGGAGACCGCGGTCGTGCTCCCGGTGCTGCTGGTCGTGCTGGCCGGTGCGGTCGCCGCGGTGGTCGTGGTCGCCGCTCAGCTGCGCTGCGTCGACGCCGCCCGGGAAGGGGCCCGGGCGGCGGCGCGCGGGGAACCGGCGGCCGTGGTGGAGCGGGTCGCCGGCGCTGCGGGCCCGGACGGCGCTGTGGTCAGCCAGGGGAGCAGCGGCGACACGGTGACCGTGACGGTGGCCGCGGTGGTCGCGCCGCTGGGGCCGGTGCCGTGGCGGGTGACGGTCACCGCGACGGCCACCGCCGTGGTCGAACCCGCGGCCCGGGGGAGCGGGCGGTGA
- a CDS encoding type II secretion system F family protein, with amino-acid sequence MSAPALLCLALALLAWPVAPGAAQRLRPTGQPSGHRPRPGTAMHRWALRSGPATAALVAGLLLSTPVVAVLAAVCAAAGARVVRARAETVAEDRRTRALAEALGVLVAEVRSGRPLAEAAGAAAAGCPDPATARVLVPVLRLGEAPQVRPRDPLGPALVRLAAAVRLSGATGCSLAAVVGAVEDDLRARLRTAAELRSAVAGPRASATVLAGLPVFGLLMGAGVGADPWRVLTTTTPGTVLLVLGVGLELAGLAWSARLVGRVVRG; translated from the coding sequence ATGAGCGCGCCGGCCCTGCTGTGCCTGGCGCTCGCGCTGCTGGCCTGGCCGGTGGCGCCGGGCGCGGCCCAGCGGCTGCGGCCGACCGGGCAGCCGTCCGGGCACCGTCCCCGGCCCGGCACGGCGATGCACCGGTGGGCCCTGCGGTCCGGTCCCGCGACGGCGGCGCTCGTGGCCGGGCTGCTGCTGTCCACGCCCGTGGTCGCCGTCCTGGCCGCGGTCTGCGCCGCTGCCGGCGCGCGGGTGGTGCGTGCCCGGGCCGAGACCGTCGCCGAGGACCGCCGCACCCGCGCGCTGGCCGAGGCCCTGGGCGTGCTGGTCGCCGAGGTCCGGTCCGGCCGGCCGCTGGCCGAGGCGGCCGGCGCGGCGGCGGCCGGCTGTCCGGACCCGGCCACGGCGCGGGTGCTCGTGCCGGTGCTCCGGCTCGGCGAGGCGCCACAGGTCCGGCCGCGCGACCCGCTCGGTCCGGCGCTGGTCCGGCTCGCGGCCGCCGTCCGGCTCAGCGGCGCGACCGGGTGCTCCCTCGCGGCGGTGGTGGGCGCGGTGGAGGACGACCTGCGGGCCCGGTTGCGCACGGCGGCCGAGCTCCGGTCCGCGGTCGCCGGGCCGCGGGCCAGCGCGACCGTGCTGGCGGGCCTGCCGGTGTTCGGGCTGCTCATGGGCGCCGGTGTGGGGGCCGATCCGTGGCGGGTGCTGACCACCACCACGCCGGGGACCGTGCTGCTCGTGCTGGGTGTGGGGCTGGAGCTGGCCGGGTTGGCCTGGTCGGCCCGGCTGGTCGGCCGGGTGGTCCGCGGGTGA
- the ssd gene encoding septum site-determining protein Ssd, whose protein sequence is MPVAPRRTGALPSDCRPLVASTDEALLDDLLGLLAAAGATAELTTGGPALRRAARDAPLVLVGADLLRSAPVRTLPRRPGVLVVTGSEPAPEVWAAAVELGAERVVVLPRDEAWLLERAAAAVRAPARPGWLAVVGGACGGAGASTLATALAVAARAAGVGEVLLVDGDGRAAGLDLLLGAEHAPGLRWPELSGLSGRVSGAALVAALPEAHGVAVLSASRDQPQPVPADALLAVARGSRDSGLGVVVDLPAHGEAAEEVLAAADLAVLVVPARIRAAAAARPLLASPAGAWSAAVLVSRPVPGGLSRADVAHLVGRPVFAELAADRAAVVRSERGEPPAVGARAPLGLVSRQLLGRLPGRAA, encoded by the coding sequence GTGCCCGTCGCCCCGCGCCGCACCGGCGCCCTCCCGTCCGACTGCCGTCCCCTCGTCGCCAGCACCGACGAGGCCCTCCTCGACGACCTGCTGGGGCTGCTCGCCGCCGCCGGTGCCACCGCGGAGCTGACCACCGGAGGTCCGGCGCTGCGCCGCGCCGCCCGCGACGCGCCGCTGGTGCTCGTGGGCGCCGACCTGCTGCGCAGCGCCCCGGTCCGCACGCTGCCCCGCCGGCCCGGGGTGCTCGTGGTCACCGGCAGCGAACCCGCGCCGGAGGTCTGGGCCGCGGCGGTGGAGCTGGGGGCCGAGCGGGTCGTGGTGCTGCCCCGCGACGAGGCGTGGCTGCTGGAACGGGCCGCGGCGGCGGTCCGCGCCCCCGCGCGGCCGGGCTGGCTGGCCGTCGTCGGCGGCGCCTGCGGTGGTGCCGGGGCGAGCACGCTGGCGACCGCGCTCGCGGTCGCCGCCCGGGCCGCCGGCGTCGGCGAGGTGCTGCTGGTCGACGGCGACGGCCGGGCCGCAGGGCTCGACCTGCTGCTGGGCGCCGAGCACGCGCCGGGGCTGCGCTGGCCCGAGCTGTCCGGCCTCAGCGGCCGGGTGTCCGGCGCGGCGCTCGTGGCCGCGCTGCCGGAGGCCCATGGCGTGGCGGTCCTGTCCGCCTCCCGCGACCAGCCGCAGCCGGTGCCCGCCGACGCGCTGCTGGCCGTGGCCCGCGGGTCACGGGACAGCGGCCTGGGCGTCGTGGTCGACCTGCCCGCGCACGGCGAGGCCGCCGAGGAGGTGCTGGCCGCCGCCGACCTCGCCGTCCTCGTCGTGCCCGCCCGGATCCGAGCCGCGGCCGCCGCCCGGCCGCTGCTGGCGTCACCGGCCGGCGCCTGGTCCGCGGCGGTGCTGGTCAGCCGGCCGGTGCCCGGTGGGCTCAGCCGCGCCGACGTCGCCCACCTGGTGGGCCGCCCGGTCTTCGCCGAGCTGGCCGCCGACCGCGCGGCCGTGGTGCGCAGCGAACGCGGCGAGCCACCCGCCGTCGGCGCGCGGGCCCCGCTGGGGCTGGTCAGCCGCCAGCTGCTCGGCCGGCTGCCCGGGCGGGCGGCATGA
- a CDS encoding oxidoreductase, producing the protein MTIPLRPGAGRAARPAARAPGPDPLAPLLDLPGVRDAAESARAAVDRLLAHRLMRNRSAEVSTESALRGARASAALEGVDVPLADLRAGAFDHPVLQGSLRVSAGLGATVETWERAPGQVLARLHVLAATDLADREALGRPAAGAGPRLTGLFSLVTAGSTVPAVLVAAVVHGELAALAPFGTQDGVVARAAGRLTGITRGLDPKAVSVPEVGFVELGAPAYAAAVEGYRSGGPDGVAGWLVHCCRATELGAAEGLAIAESLLRG; encoded by the coding sequence GTGACGATCCCGCTGCGCCCCGGCGCCGGCCGCGCCGCCCGGCCGGCCGCGCGCGCTCCCGGCCCCGACCCGCTGGCACCGCTGCTGGACCTGCCCGGCGTCCGGGACGCGGCGGAGTCGGCGCGCGCCGCCGTCGACCGGCTGCTGGCCCACCGGCTGATGCGCAACCGCTCGGCCGAGGTGAGCACCGAGTCGGCGCTGCGCGGCGCCCGGGCGTCCGCGGCGCTCGAGGGGGTCGATGTGCCGCTCGCCGACCTGCGGGCCGGCGCGTTCGACCACCCGGTCCTGCAGGGCTCGCTGCGCGTCTCCGCCGGCCTGGGCGCGACGGTCGAGACCTGGGAGCGGGCGCCGGGGCAGGTGCTCGCCCGGTTGCACGTCCTCGCGGCTACCGATCTGGCCGATCGTGAGGCGCTGGGCCGGCCCGCGGCCGGCGCCGGGCCGCGGCTGACCGGGCTGTTCTCGCTGGTCACCGCGGGCAGCACCGTCCCCGCGGTGCTCGTCGCCGCCGTCGTGCACGGGGAGCTGGCCGCGCTCGCTCCCTTCGGCACCCAGGACGGCGTGGTGGCGCGCGCGGCCGGCCGGTTGACCGGCATCACCCGGGGGCTGGACCCGAAGGCGGTCTCGGTGCCCGAGGTGGGCTTCGTCGAGCTGGGCGCGCCGGCGTACGCCGCCGCGGTGGAGGGCTACCGGTCCGGCGGCCCGGACGGCGTCGCCGGCTGGCTGGTGCACTGCTGCCGGGCCACCGAACTCGGGGCCGCCGAGGGGCTGGCGATCGCGGAGAGCCTGCTCCGCGGCTGA
- a CDS encoding ATPase, T2SS/T4P/T4SS family, translating into MRRRPAFLVTGGTGTGKTTVLSALLGLVDPAERLVLCEDAPELDPRHPHVVRLLTRPPNVEGAGAVTLRDLVRQALRMRPDRLVVGEVRGGEVVDLLAALNTGHDGGCGTVHVNRAADLPARLEALGSTAGLDRAAVHSQAAAALGLVVHLRRGPGGRSVDELAVVRRRGDLIEVAPGWRADGGECPARAELAGLLDCRVPG; encoded by the coding sequence GTGCGCCGCCGGCCGGCCTTCCTGGTCACCGGCGGCACGGGCACCGGCAAGACCACGGTCCTCTCGGCGCTGCTCGGGCTGGTCGACCCCGCCGAGCGGCTGGTGCTCTGCGAGGACGCACCCGAGCTCGACCCCCGCCACCCGCACGTCGTCCGCCTGCTCACCCGGCCGCCCAACGTCGAGGGCGCCGGCGCGGTCACCCTGCGCGACCTGGTACGGCAGGCGCTGCGGATGCGCCCCGACCGGCTGGTCGTCGGCGAGGTGCGCGGCGGTGAGGTGGTCGACCTGCTGGCGGCGCTCAACACCGGTCACGACGGCGGCTGCGGCACGGTGCACGTCAACCGGGCCGCCGACCTGCCCGCCCGGCTGGAGGCGCTGGGCAGCACCGCGGGGTTGGACCGGGCGGCGGTGCACAGCCAGGCCGCGGCCGCGCTCGGACTGGTCGTCCACCTGCGCCGCGGGCCGGGCGGGCGGTCGGTGGACGAGCTCGCCGTCGTCCGCCGCCGGGGCGACCTGATCGAGGTGGCGCCGGGCTGGCGGGCCGACGGCGGGGAGTGCCCCGCACGGGCGGAGCTGGCCGGGCTGCTCGACTGCCGGGTGCCCGGATGA
- a CDS encoding aldo/keto reductase produces MRSLEVDGLGQVSRIGLGTWQFGSREWGYGGDYAGGTAGRIVQRALELGVTFFDTAEVYGFGKSERILAEALGDRRSDVVVASKLFPVAPFPPVVRNRASGSASRLQLDRIPLYQVHQPNPLVPDSVIMPGLRTLQEEGRVGAVGVSNYSLERWQAADRALGSPVVSNQVQFSLAHAGPLADLVPFAEREDRVVIAYSPLAQGLLGGRYSADHRPGGVRAANPLFGTENLHRAEPLLDVLREVAAAHDARPAQVALAWLIAQPRVVVIPGASSVEQLEANVAAAELELAADEVTALTDAARAFRPVSGVRTVTDTVREKVDQLRERFAG; encoded by the coding sequence ATGCGATCTCTCGAGGTGGACGGTCTGGGGCAGGTCAGCCGGATCGGGCTGGGCACGTGGCAGTTCGGCTCACGGGAGTGGGGCTACGGCGGGGACTACGCCGGCGGCACCGCCGGCCGGATCGTGCAGCGCGCGCTGGAGCTCGGCGTCACCTTCTTCGACACCGCCGAGGTGTACGGCTTCGGCAAGAGCGAGCGGATCCTGGCCGAGGCGCTCGGCGACCGCCGGTCCGACGTCGTGGTGGCCAGCAAGCTCTTCCCGGTGGCGCCGTTCCCGCCGGTGGTGCGCAACCGGGCGTCCGGCAGTGCCTCCCGCCTCCAGCTGGACCGCATCCCGCTCTACCAGGTGCACCAGCCCAACCCGCTGGTGCCCGACTCGGTGATCATGCCCGGGCTGCGGACCCTGCAGGAGGAGGGCCGGGTCGGCGCGGTGGGGGTCTCCAACTACTCGCTGGAGCGGTGGCAGGCCGCCGACCGCGCGCTCGGCTCCCCGGTGGTCAGCAACCAGGTGCAGTTCTCCCTGGCGCACGCCGGGCCGCTGGCGGACCTGGTGCCCTTCGCCGAGCGGGAGGACCGGGTGGTCATCGCCTACAGCCCGCTGGCCCAGGGGCTGCTCGGGGGCAGGTACTCGGCCGACCACCGCCCCGGCGGCGTGCGGGCGGCGAACCCGTTGTTCGGCACCGAGAACCTCCACCGGGCCGAGCCGCTGCTCGACGTCCTGCGCGAGGTCGCGGCCGCGCACGACGCCCGGCCGGCGCAGGTGGCCCTGGCCTGGCTGATCGCCCAGCCGCGGGTCGTGGTCATCCCCGGTGCGTCCAGCGTCGAGCAGCTGGAGGCCAACGTGGCGGCCGCCGAGCTGGAGCTGGCGGCCGACGAGGTCACCGCGCTCACCGACGCCGCCCGTGCGTTCCGGCCGGTCTCCGGCGTGCGCACCGTCACCGACACGGTGCGGGAGAAGGTCGACCAGCTGCGGGAGCGGTTCGCCGGCTGA
- a CDS encoding DUF4244 domain-containing protein, whose translation MTGQDRGRQDGGGRRSGRVATALRRRWAAVRRSGEEGMSTAEYAVGTVAACAFAAVLYQVVTGGSVVAALGDLVQRALATLS comes from the coding sequence ATGACCGGGCAGGACAGGGGACGACAGGACGGCGGGGGACGCCGCAGCGGACGGGTGGCGACGGCGCTGCGCCGGCGCTGGGCGGCGGTGCGCCGGTCCGGCGAGGAGGGGATGAGCACCGCGGAGTACGCCGTCGGCACGGTCGCGGCCTGCGCGTTCGCCGCGGTGCTCTACCAGGTGGTCACCGGTGGCTCGGTCGTGGCGGCGCTGGGCGACCTGGTGCAGCGTGCGCTGGCGACGCTGTCCTGA
- a CDS encoding type II secretion system F family protein, protein MTGGPPGPVRRRVEAAAGALAVFALLGGGVLGTVAAMAGGVALDRVLRRAGDEPERAGAAQVHADLPVACDLLAVCLAAGTPVGEALAAVAGSVPGPLGDRLGQVAALYRLGATPQRAWAGAGPPVDALARVVVRAGESGSSVVPALARLAVDLRGDERVRVDAAVRRAGVWVLAPLGLCFLPAFLCLGVVPLVLGIASDVFG, encoded by the coding sequence GTGACCGGGGGACCGCCGGGCCCGGTGCGACGGCGGGTCGAGGCGGCCGCCGGTGCGCTGGCGGTGTTCGCGCTGCTCGGCGGCGGCGTCCTCGGCACGGTCGCGGCGATGGCCGGCGGCGTGGCGCTGGACCGGGTGCTGCGTCGCGCCGGCGATGAGCCGGAGCGCGCCGGTGCCGCCCAGGTGCACGCCGACCTGCCGGTCGCCTGCGACCTGCTGGCCGTCTGCCTCGCTGCGGGCACCCCGGTGGGGGAGGCGCTGGCCGCGGTCGCCGGGTCGGTGCCCGGCCCGCTGGGCGACCGGCTGGGGCAGGTGGCGGCGCTGTACCGGCTCGGCGCGACGCCGCAGCGGGCCTGGGCCGGGGCCGGGCCGCCGGTCGACGCGCTCGCCCGGGTGGTGGTGCGTGCCGGGGAGTCCGGCTCGTCGGTGGTGCCCGCGCTGGCGCGGCTGGCCGTCGACCTCCGCGGGGACGAGCGGGTGCGGGTCGACGCCGCCGTCCGGCGGGCCGGGGTGTGGGTGCTCGCCCCGCTGGGGCTCTGCTTCCTGCCCGCGTTCCTCTGCCTCGGCGTCGTCCCGCTGGTGCTGGGGATCGCGAGTGACGTCTTCGGCTGA
- a CDS encoding DEAD/DEAH box helicase, which translates to MTSLHPARPVVDAGAEPRALPGDELLESLLAGTAEDEDPVTHVHRLAARPSRVAAWPDWVGAELRDRLTARGVVAPFSHQVAAAELARGGAHVVVATGTASGKSLAYQLPALTALAEDDRACVLYLAPTKALARDQLASVAALAGPSVRPTAYDGDTPAEEREWVRRHSRWIVTNPDMLHRGILPAHQKWSSTLRRVAYVVIDECHAYRGVFGSHVGHVLRRLRRVCRRYGAEPVFVLASATVADPAAAATRLVGAEVTAVTEDGSPRPGATFALWEPPLTERTGEHGAPLRRSAAADAAGLLADLVQRDARTLAFVRSRRGAENVAEQARAILRSRGRSDLAAKVDSYRGGYLPEERRELERALSTGQLLGVATTNALELGIDIAGLDAVVLAGYPGTLASMWQQAGRAGRAQRESLVVFVARDDPLDHYLAHHPRAVFGRPVEATVTDPANPYVLGPQLCCAAAELPLRPEELADFGGPVAEAQVAELVAAGQLRARPTGWYWAGRGRPDVDIRGSGAAPVSIIERDTGRLLGTVDGDASHATVHTGALYVHRGDTFVVDEFDDEDACAVVHAESPEWTTVARDTVDLSIVSIERTRRLGAVTAHTGVVDVTNQVVAYQRRRLGTGEVLAEFPLDLPPRQLRTRAVWLTLDERAVGRADVDDAALPGSLHAAEHASIGILPLLATCDRWDLGGISTALHPDTGAATIVVYDGHPGGAGFAERGYAVLREWLQATRATVASCECESGCPSCVQSPKCGNGNDPLDKRGAVRVLDVVLDELAAAPELPAEDVAVTRPPAPFATTVTQETAEPADDARQAPDPDDLVF; encoded by the coding sequence GTGACCTCGCTCCACCCCGCCCGGCCCGTCGTGGACGCCGGCGCCGAACCCCGGGCGCTGCCCGGTGACGAGCTGCTGGAGTCGCTGCTGGCCGGCACGGCGGAGGACGAGGACCCGGTCACCCACGTGCACCGGCTCGCCGCCCGTCCCAGCCGGGTGGCGGCGTGGCCGGACTGGGTGGGCGCGGAGCTGCGCGACCGGCTGACCGCCCGCGGGGTCGTCGCGCCCTTCAGCCACCAGGTGGCCGCCGCCGAGCTGGCCCGCGGCGGCGCGCACGTCGTCGTCGCGACCGGGACCGCCTCGGGCAAGTCGCTGGCCTACCAGCTGCCGGCGCTCACCGCGCTGGCCGAGGACGACCGGGCCTGCGTGCTCTACCTCGCCCCCACGAAGGCGCTGGCCCGCGACCAGCTGGCCTCGGTGGCGGCGCTGGCCGGCCCCTCGGTGCGCCCGACCGCCTACGACGGCGACACCCCGGCCGAGGAGCGGGAGTGGGTGCGGCGGCACTCGCGGTGGATCGTCACCAACCCGGACATGCTGCACCGCGGGATCCTGCCGGCACACCAGAAGTGGTCCAGCACGCTGCGCCGCGTCGCCTACGTCGTCATCGACGAGTGCCACGCCTACCGCGGCGTCTTCGGCTCGCACGTCGGGCACGTGCTGCGCCGGCTGCGGCGGGTCTGCCGCCGCTACGGCGCGGAGCCGGTGTTCGTGCTGGCCTCGGCGACCGTGGCCGACCCCGCCGCGGCCGCCACCCGGCTGGTCGGCGCCGAGGTGACGGCGGTGACCGAGGACGGCTCCCCCCGGCCGGGCGCCACGTTCGCGTTGTGGGAGCCGCCGCTGACCGAGCGGACCGGCGAGCACGGCGCACCGCTGCGCCGGTCGGCGGCCGCGGACGCCGCGGGCCTGCTCGCCGACCTGGTCCAGCGGGACGCCCGGACGCTGGCCTTCGTCCGCTCGCGGCGCGGCGCGGAGAACGTGGCCGAGCAGGCCCGGGCGATCCTGCGCTCGCGCGGGCGGTCGGACCTGGCCGCCAAGGTCGACTCCTACCGCGGCGGCTACCTGCCCGAGGAGCGGCGGGAGCTGGAGCGGGCGCTGTCCACCGGCCAGCTGCTCGGCGTCGCGACCACGAACGCGCTGGAGCTGGGCATCGACATCGCCGGCCTGGACGCGGTCGTGCTGGCCGGCTACCCGGGCACCCTGGCGTCGATGTGGCAGCAGGCCGGCCGGGCCGGGCGGGCGCAGCGGGAGTCGCTGGTCGTCTTCGTCGCCCGCGACGACCCGCTGGACCACTACCTGGCCCACCACCCGCGGGCGGTGTTCGGGCGGCCGGTCGAGGCGACCGTCACCGACCCCGCCAACCCCTACGTGCTCGGCCCGCAGCTGTGCTGCGCGGCGGCCGAGCTGCCGCTGCGCCCCGAGGAGCTGGCCGACTTCGGCGGCCCGGTGGCCGAGGCGCAGGTCGCCGAGCTGGTCGCCGCCGGGCAGCTGCGGGCCCGCCCGACCGGCTGGTACTGGGCCGGGCGGGGGCGGCCCGACGTCGACATCCGGGGCAGCGGCGCGGCGCCGGTGTCGATCATCGAGCGGGACACCGGGCGGCTGCTGGGCACCGTCGACGGCGACGCCTCGCACGCCACGGTGCACACCGGCGCGCTGTACGTGCACCGCGGGGACACCTTCGTGGTCGACGAGTTCGACGACGAGGACGCCTGCGCGGTCGTGCACGCGGAGAGCCCGGAGTGGACGACGGTCGCCCGGGACACCGTGGACCTGTCGATCGTCTCGATCGAGCGCACCCGGCGGCTGGGCGCGGTGACCGCGCACACCGGCGTGGTCGACGTGACCAACCAGGTGGTGGCCTACCAGCGCCGGCGGCTGGGCACCGGCGAGGTGCTGGCGGAGTTCCCGCTCGACCTGCCGCCCCGGCAGCTGCGCACCCGGGCCGTCTGGCTGACCCTGGACGAACGGGCCGTGGGCCGCGCCGACGTCGACGACGCCGCGCTGCCCGGCTCGCTGCACGCCGCCGAGCACGCCTCGATCGGCATCCTGCCGCTGCTGGCCACCTGCGACCGCTGGGACCTCGGCGGCATCTCCACCGCGCTGCACCCGGACACCGGCGCGGCCACGATCGTCGTCTACGACGGCCACCCCGGCGGGGCCGGTTTCGCCGAGCGCGGCTACGCGGTGCTGCGGGAGTGGCTGCAGGCCACCCGGGCCACGGTGGCCAGCTGCGAGTGCGAGTCCGGCTGCCCCTCGTGCGTGCAGTCGCCCAAGTGCGGCAACGGCAACGACCCGCTGGACAAGCGGGGCGCGGTCCGCGTGCTCGACGTGGTCCTCGACGAGCTCGCCGCCGCCCCGGAGCTGCCCGCCGAGGACGTGGCGGTCACCCGGCCGCCGGCCCCCTTCGCCACCACCGTCACCCAGGAGACCGCCGAGCCGGCCGACGACGCCCGGCAGGCGCCCGACCCCGACGACCTCGTCTTCTGA